The Bremerella cremea sequence CTCGGGGCACAAGCTGCACGAACTAAAAGGGCACAACGGCGCGGTGTACGATGTCGGGTTTAGTCCCGATAGCCGTTTCCTGGTTTCGGCCAGTGCGGACGATACTTGTAAGGTGTGGCGGGTTGCCGATGCGATGCGTTTAGACACGCTTCCCCAGCCTCTCAAAGAAGTGTACTCCTGTGCGTTTTCACCCGATGGCAAAACGATTGTCTGCGGTGGGGCCGACAATAACCTGCGTGTCTGGCAGTTCGTGGCGCAAGATGGTCCGCAGATCAATCCAATGCTCTATGCCCGCTTCGCCCACGAAGGCCCGGTGCAGCGGATTGTCTTTAATGAAGATGGCACCAAGCTGTTTACCGTAGGAAACGACCTTACGGTGAAACTGTGGGATACAGCCAACTATACCGAACTCAAGCTATGGGCCGACCGCCCTGAAATTGCGATGGCTGCGGGCTATTCGCCAGCGACACGTTCGCTCTATTTAGGACGTCTCGATGGCAAGGTCGATCGGTTAACTTGGTCCACTGATGATTTAACCCAAGAAAACTTGGCGGCATCGACCAATACCAAGCCGGTACCGATTGCCGCAAGCGAGGTGACTTCACTTGCAGAGCAAGAGCCCAACGATACCGTCGTAGACGCTCAGGATGTTTCATTTCCCGCTAAGATCAGCGGAAAGATCTTTGGTGATACGCCGGGGCCCGATGTCGATTTCTATCGATTTCATGCCCAAGCTGGCCAAGTCTGGGTCTTAGAAATCAACGCGGCCCGGGCAAAGAGCCCGCTCGATTCCCACCTTTCGATCTACCATGCTGATGGTAGCCCGGTTGAGCGGGTTAAGCTGCAAGCGACACGTGAATCGTATTTTACTTTTCGCGGCAAAGACGATTCGATCCCGGACGACTTTCGAGTTTTCATTTGGGAAGAGATGAAGCTAAACGAGTATCTTTACTCAAACGGTGAGGTCGCCCGGCTATGGCTGCATCCACGCGGGCCTGACAGCGGTTTCCGCGTTTATCCTGGTCAGGGCAAGCGTTGGGGCTACTTCGATACCACCCCATTAGCGCACGCCCTAGGCGAACCTTGTTACATTGTCGAGCCGCTCGCTGTCGGTCAGGAAGCTTTGCCGAATGGGCTGCCGATTTTTACGCTGTATTACGAGAACGACGACGAGTCGCGACGGACTTTAGGAGACGACTCGCGGCTGTTCTTTACCGCCCCAGCCGACGGCGACTACTTGGTGAAGCTTCGCGATGTTCGTGACTTTGAAGGGGATAACTTCACCTACGAACTGACCGCCCGGCCTCGTCAGGAAGATTTTCGTGTCGATTTAGCCACCAGAGATCTAAATATCGCCGCTGGCAGCGCGCGGGAGATTCTTTTTCGCGGCACGCGGCTCGACAACTTCGACGGAGAAATCCGGATTGAAATTAGCGGCCTGCCGGCTGGGTTCACCGCGACCACCCCGATTACGATTGAGCCAGGCCAAATCGAAGCGACCGGCGTGATTCAAGCCAGCAACGAAGCCGCTACCTTGAGCGAAGAAGCGATCAAGCAAATCACCATTCGTGCCACCGCAACCCCCGAAGGCAAAGAAACAAGTCACGACGTGGCCGGATTTAACAAGATCGAAGTTCGCCAAGCCCCCAAGCTGGCCATCCACATCGAACCCACCTCGACAGGGGCGCAGCCACGGTCACGTAGCGGGGAAGCCCCCTGGGAATTCGACGTGCATCCTGGCGAAACGATCATGCTGAAGGTGGTTGCCCAGCGGAACGACCTGGCAGGGAATATCGACTTTGGCAAAGAAGGAGCAGGCCGAAACCTCCCATTTGCTGTGAATGTGGCAGACTTGGGGCTAAGCGGCCTAATGATTATGGAAGGTCAGGACGAGCGTGAGTTCTTTATCACGGTGGACGAAGTCGCCCAGCCAACTTCGCGGTTGTTTCATCTGCAAACCGGGGCCGATGGTGGGCACGCGACGCCTCCGGTGCTGCTGCACGTGCTACCGAACAACTAAGCACACCTTTCCTGCGTTGAAGCGTTTGACCTACAATGGTTCGAGTCCTCCCCTCCGAGACTCGAACGATGAACCTTCAACTCCAATCAAACTTGTGGTGCTATCCCTGGCTGCTTTTGTGCGGCCTTGGGGTCATCTTGGGTTGTGGCAAGTCAACCGATGCCAAGCCTTCTGCCCAAGTGCTTATCTTAGGTGCGGCGAGCACCAAAGATGCTTTGCAAGAGATGGCCAACGTCCTACAGAAGTCGAAGCCTGGGGAGTTGCAGATTGAAATCAGCACAGGTCCATCCCACGCTTTGGCGCAGCAGATCCTTTCTGGCGCTCCTGCCGATATCTATATTTCTGCGAATCGGCGTTGGGCAGATAAAATCGCTGAGGCGGGCTTGGCCGAGCAAACCGTCGATTGGCTAGGCAATTCCCTGGTTTTAGTAGTCCCCACAAACTCGCCCATAACCATAAATGGCCTGGAAGATCTGACGTCGCCGGAAGTAAAACGCATTGCCGTCGCCGGCCAGAATGTTCCGGCAGGTATTTATGCGGAAGAAGCACTGAAACATTACAAGCTGTGGACTACCCTCTCGACCCAAGACCTCCTAGTTCGAGGTCATGACGTCCGCAGCACGTTGACCTATGCCGAGCGCGGGGAAGTGGATGCGGCCGTTGTCTATGCGACCGATGCCTTGTTGACTGATAAGGTCCGCGTGGTGGCCCGCTTTGACACTGCTTCGCATGAACCAATTGTGTACCCTTTAGTTCGCATCAAGTCGCTCTCACCTAATCCAGCAGCCGACCATGTTTTTAAGTTCCTGCAATCGGCTGAAGCCCTTCAGATTGGGGAAAAGTATGGCTTTGTGTCGCTTGAAAAACCTCTAGGAGATACCAAGTAAGTGGATGCCGCGCAAACCTCAGCGATCCTGCTTAGCTTGCAGGTTTCCACGATTGGCGTGCTTCTTGGTCTGCCGCCAGGTTTGGCATGTGGTTGGTTGTTGGCTCGGAAGAACTTTTGGGGCAAAACCATCCTAGAGACGATCGTCTACTTGCCGTTGGTGCTTCCTCCGGTGGTTACAGGCTATCTCTTGCTGGTTGCCTTCGGTCACCAAGGAACACTCGGCATCTTGTTGGAATCGATTTCCGGCGTTTCGCTGTTGTTCGATTGGAAAGGTGCTGCGGTGGCGGCTGCGGTCGTTTCATTTCCGCTGATGGTCCGCTCGATTCGACTAGGCATCTCCAGCGTTGACCCCACTTTGGAAATGGCAGCCCAAACGCTTGGTGCTACTCCGTGGGATGCCTTCTGGACGGTCACCGTTCCCCTGGCCCGCCCGGGGATTATCGCGGGCTGCGTGCTGTCGTTCGCGCGTGGTTTTGGCGAGTTCGGCGCTACGATCATGATCTCTGGCAACATCCCAGGCAAAACCCAAACGATGCCTCTTTATGTTTACGATCAGATGGAAACGCCAGGCGGAATCGAAGATGCGACCATTGTGATTATCGTGGCCATCTTTATCGCCGGTGCGTCGCTTATGCTTAGCGAGGTCTTAGAGAAAACTGGCCGCACCAACACTTCGCACGATGAAGGCTCGTAACGTAAAAAAGATTCCGACGATCGAGCGCCGGAACCTTTCATGTTTGCTTGTCGTATGAATCCTTGCCCACTATTTGGTTAGTGGGGCGTGGATCTCTTGCAACGTTTTCGCCGGGATCTTAATCACCTTACGATCGTAGGTCATTAGCCCGTTGATCTCACTTTCTACGTCGGTCGTCTGCGTATAAACGGCACCTGCGATACCTTTACCGATTAAATCATGCAGGATATCGATCGATTCCTGGTAGCGGGCGACGTATTCCTTTTCGGATTTTGGCAAACCACCGTAGCCCCAGTTGGCTTGAGTCTTTTTCCAGAGGTGGTCTTCGACCGGCCAGCCGTGCCCGCCAAACTCGCCCACGACTTTCACCTTGCTGTCCAACCGCTCTTGCTGCAGCGGGAAGGAGGGATGAGGATAACTGTGATGATCGGCAATGTGACCGACGTCCCAGTAATTGCCACCGCTGGCGATGTTAACCAAGCGAGAGGGATCGCGTTGCAAGATCCATTTGCCGGTTTCAACCGTACGATGCTGCCCCCAGGCTTCGTTAAACGGAACCCAGACCACGATACAGGGATGGTTTTCCAGCGTATCGACCATCTCTTCGAACTCTTGCATGAACTGAGCATGATCTTCAT is a genomic window containing:
- a CDS encoding c-type cytochrome domain-containing protein, which gives rise to MNTPRLTILLSLLCLLSIAPDSPAAEAPTYEHDVAPILRKYCVGCHGEVEPEAEQSLHSFEALQQRTSEVPLIDKQHPEKSRLLTVIQGQTEPRMPPEDEPAPSEKEVAILQAWLTTGMKRAEQPESPWKLDIPPIESQSEVRPVSALAISPHGNELALGTYGQVELLALAEDGSFDRAQPLQVISDLPGKVTAIHYSADGKQIAIASGVTGLVGDAVIVSRATGKVMGSFQGHADILYDAEISPDGKLLATCGYDRLIILWDLASGHKLHELKGHNGAVYDVGFSPDSRFLVSASADDTCKVWRVADAMRLDTLPQPLKEVYSCAFSPDGKTIVCGGADNNLRVWQFVAQDGPQINPMLYARFAHEGPVQRIVFNEDGTKLFTVGNDLTVKLWDTANYTELKLWADRPEIAMAAGYSPATRSLYLGRLDGKVDRLTWSTDDLTQENLAASTNTKPVPIAASEVTSLAEQEPNDTVVDAQDVSFPAKISGKIFGDTPGPDVDFYRFHAQAGQVWVLEINAARAKSPLDSHLSIYHADGSPVERVKLQATRESYFTFRGKDDSIPDDFRVFIWEEMKLNEYLYSNGEVARLWLHPRGPDSGFRVYPGQGKRWGYFDTTPLAHALGEPCYIVEPLAVGQEALPNGLPIFTLYYENDDESRRTLGDDSRLFFTAPADGDYLVKLRDVRDFEGDNFTYELTARPRQEDFRVDLATRDLNIAAGSAREILFRGTRLDNFDGEIRIEISGLPAGFTATTPITIEPGQIEATGVIQASNEAATLSEEAIKQITIRATATPEGKETSHDVAGFNKIEVRQAPKLAIHIEPTSTGAQPRSRSGEAPWEFDVHPGETIMLKVVAQRNDLAGNIDFGKEGAGRNLPFAVNVADLGLSGLMIMEGQDEREFFITVDEVAQPTSRLFHLQTGADGGHATPPVLLHVLPNN
- the modA gene encoding molybdate ABC transporter substrate-binding protein — translated: MNLQLQSNLWCYPWLLLCGLGVILGCGKSTDAKPSAQVLILGAASTKDALQEMANVLQKSKPGELQIEISTGPSHALAQQILSGAPADIYISANRRWADKIAEAGLAEQTVDWLGNSLVLVVPTNSPITINGLEDLTSPEVKRIAVAGQNVPAGIYAEEALKHYKLWTTLSTQDLLVRGHDVRSTLTYAERGEVDAAVVYATDALLTDKVRVVARFDTASHEPIVYPLVRIKSLSPNPAADHVFKFLQSAEALQIGEKYGFVSLEKPLGDTK
- the modB gene encoding molybdate ABC transporter permease subunit, producing MDAAQTSAILLSLQVSTIGVLLGLPPGLACGWLLARKNFWGKTILETIVYLPLVLPPVVTGYLLLVAFGHQGTLGILLESISGVSLLFDWKGAAVAAAVVSFPLMVRSIRLGISSVDPTLEMAAQTLGATPWDAFWTVTVPLARPGIIAGCVLSFARGFGEFGATIMISGNIPGKTQTMPLYVYDQMETPGGIEDATIVIIVAIFIAGASLMLSEVLEKTGRTNTSHDEGS